In Haloarchaeobius litoreus, the following are encoded in one genomic region:
- a CDS encoding LeuA family protein, with protein sequence MSQHQAYIGVRTSERVRCLTTTLALTPVRAVEFFQGTLDVTDEFDAARVFDTTLRDGEQSPRTSFSYEDKREIAAVLDEMGTHVIEAGFPVNSDAEFEAVSDIARHTDATTAGLARVVDKDVEAAIDAGVDMVHVFVSTSDVQIEDSMHATREQVKERAIDSVQQVKDAGVDCMFSPMDATRTDGAFLIEMVEAVTEAGTDWINVPDTCGVATPRRFYDLIDRVTDHTDARIDVHTHDDFGLATANALSGIEAGAEQAQVSVNGIGERAGNAAYEEFVMAVESVYQTDTGIDTTRITELSKLVEARSDMPVPANKPVVGDNAFSHESGIHAAGVIENSDTFEPGVMTPEMVGATRELVLGKHTGVNAVREHLVEAGYDPTESEVRAVTRKVKDRGAEKERVTASTVREFARDVGVEKREEQEEVSV encoded by the coding sequence CTGTCACAGCACCAGGCTTATATAGGAGTTCGCACCTCGGAACGGGTACGATGTCTCACAACGACACTCGCTCTGACACCCGTCAGGGCGGTCGAGTTCTTCCAGGGCACCCTGGACGTAACTGACGAGTTCGACGCTGCACGAGTTTTCGACACCACACTGCGGGACGGCGAGCAGTCCCCGAGGACGTCGTTCTCCTACGAGGACAAACGCGAGATAGCGGCCGTGCTGGACGAGATGGGCACCCACGTCATCGAGGCCGGGTTCCCCGTCAACTCCGACGCGGAGTTCGAAGCTGTCTCCGATATCGCCCGTCACACCGACGCGACGACCGCGGGCCTGGCCCGCGTCGTCGACAAGGACGTGGAGGCCGCCATCGACGCCGGCGTGGACATGGTCCACGTCTTCGTCAGCACCTCCGACGTCCAGATCGAGGACTCGATGCACGCTACGAGGGAACAGGTCAAAGAACGAGCGATCGACTCCGTCCAGCAGGTGAAAGACGCCGGGGTCGACTGCATGTTCTCGCCCATGGACGCCACACGCACCGACGGGGCGTTCCTGATCGAGATGGTCGAGGCCGTCACCGAGGCGGGCACCGACTGGATCAACGTGCCGGACACCTGCGGGGTCGCCACGCCGCGGCGCTTCTACGACCTCATCGACAGGGTGACCGACCACACGGACGCACGCATCGACGTCCACACCCACGACGACTTCGGTCTGGCGACCGCGAACGCGCTGTCGGGCATCGAGGCGGGTGCCGAGCAGGCACAGGTCTCGGTGAACGGCATCGGCGAGCGCGCCGGCAACGCCGCCTACGAGGAGTTCGTGATGGCCGTCGAGTCGGTGTACCAGACGGACACCGGCATCGACACGACGCGCATCACCGAACTGAGCAAGCTGGTCGAGGCGCGCTCGGACATGCCGGTGCCGGCGAACAAGCCGGTCGTCGGCGACAACGCCTTCAGCCACGAGTCCGGCATCCACGCGGCCGGCGTCATCGAGAACAGCGACACGTTCGAACCGGGCGTGATGACCCCCGAGATGGTCGGCGCGACCCGCGAGCTGGTGCTCGGCAAGCACACGGGCGTCAACGCCGTCCGCGAGCACCTGGTCGAAGCGGGCTACGACCCGACCGAGAGCGAGGTCCGTGCGGTCACCCGGAAGGTGAAGGACCGCGGGGCCGAGAAGGAGCGGGTCACCGCGTCGACGGTACGCGAGTTCGCCCGCGATGTCGGCGTCGAGAAGCGCGAGGAGCAGGAGGAGGTGTCGGTCTGA
- a CDS encoding ferritin-like domain-containing protein has translation MTDEVIQLLKQAYGDEIETVMNYMSNSIVLDGVRAEEIKESLDQDIQEELTHARQLGERLKQLDDAPPGSMAFEATQENLQPPTDTTDVLAVIDGVIEAEEDAIETYRSLITAAEENDDPVTEDLAVTILADEEAHRAEFRGYRKEYRQD, from the coding sequence ATGACAGACGAAGTGATCCAGCTGCTGAAGCAGGCGTACGGTGACGAGATCGAGACCGTCATGAACTACATGTCGAACTCCATCGTGCTCGACGGCGTGCGGGCCGAGGAGATCAAGGAGAGCCTCGACCAGGACATCCAGGAGGAGCTCACGCATGCGCGCCAGCTCGGCGAACGGCTGAAGCAGCTCGACGACGCGCCGCCGGGGTCGATGGCGTTCGAGGCCACCCAGGAGAACCTCCAGCCGCCCACGGACACGACGGACGTGCTGGCGGTCATCGACGGCGTCATCGAGGCCGAGGAGGACGCCATCGAGACGTACCGCTCGCTCATCACGGCAGCCGAGGAGAACGACGACCCCGTGACGGAGGACCTCGCGGTGACCATCCTCGCCGACGAGGAGGCCCACCGGGCGGAGTTCCGCGGCTACCGGAAGGAGTACCGTCAGGACTAG
- a CDS encoding ABC transporter permease: protein MNGETDDLFAVVERELTIVSRTPAYIATAVGFAAVVWWLAFASSLTGYVPLVADLLTPVEVLVPLLAVAFGYRAIQADAASKELDVLRTYPLRPRTYVVGVFVGRATAVLSLVFATLLVAGLFVPLFGPPANPVIASHGGDGPFGAYLRFVLLATLYAAVVLAVVVAVSAVATQGRTAIAAAVGVFVVLTVGLDLGLVGALSTGLVGPDALRYLLALSPNSAFRGLTLALSVRTVEAATLPLSAVLANLVGLSLWLVASLVLATVTVWSDPPTERWRVVETLDDAGGSTARSAETPDEPSEPTAAESVDSSTDSSEDRPPGPSGAEGSPEN from the coding sequence ATGAACGGCGAGACCGACGACCTGTTCGCCGTGGTCGAACGCGAGCTGACCATCGTCTCCCGCACGCCGGCCTACATCGCGACCGCGGTCGGCTTCGCCGCCGTCGTCTGGTGGCTCGCGTTCGCGAGCAGCCTGACGGGCTACGTCCCGCTCGTCGCCGACCTGCTCACGCCCGTCGAGGTGCTCGTGCCGCTGCTCGCCGTGGCGTTCGGCTACCGCGCCATCCAGGCCGACGCCGCCTCGAAGGAGCTCGACGTGCTGCGGACGTACCCGCTCCGTCCACGGACCTACGTCGTCGGCGTGTTCGTCGGCCGCGCGACCGCGGTGCTCTCGCTCGTGTTCGCCACGCTGCTCGTCGCCGGGCTGTTCGTCCCGCTGTTCGGCCCGCCCGCGAACCCGGTCATCGCGAGCCACGGCGGCGACGGCCCGTTCGGGGCCTACCTCCGGTTCGTGCTGCTCGCGACGCTGTACGCCGCCGTCGTGCTCGCCGTGGTCGTCGCCGTCTCGGCGGTCGCGACCCAGGGACGGACCGCCATCGCGGCCGCCGTCGGCGTGTTCGTCGTCCTGACGGTCGGCCTCGACCTGGGCCTCGTCGGCGCGCTGTCGACCGGGCTCGTGGGGCCGGACGCGCTCCGCTACCTGCTCGCGCTCAGCCCGAACAGTGCGTTCCGTGGGCTGACGCTCGCGCTGTCCGTCCGCACCGTCGAGGCCGCGACGCTGCCGCTCTCGGCGGTGCTCGCGAACCTCGTCGGGCTGTCGCTCTGGCTGGTCGCGTCGCTCGTGCTGGCGACGGTGACGGTCTGGTCGGACCCGCCGACCGAGCGCTGGCGGGTCGTCGAGACACTCGACGACGCAGGTGGGTCGACCGCTCGGTCGGCCGAGACGCCTGACGAGCCGAGCGAGCCCACGGCTGCGGAGTCTGTCGACTCCTCGACGGACAGCAGCGAGGACAGGCCCCCGGGCCCCAGTGGTGCCGAGGGGTCGCCGGAGAACTAG
- a CDS encoding ABC transporter ATP-binding protein: MSDAERDDGEAEQADDAETGGDHFTVDRHPVALVDDVTLAFGDVTVFDDISFTLDSGTVTAVVGPNGSGKSTLLRVLAGLLPATEGSVAVAATGDRPIGFCPQEPAFRAGFTVRETLSFYADLLEGGADVDETLSLVGLDAVADRRVGALSGGMKRLLGMAGAVLGDPPLLVLDEPASGLDPAMRSHIFETADAFADRGVAVVLATHHLVGAETADRLLVLDHGDIVADGPPRSIIDEAGAATLEEAFRAMVGDELTVRAGRTGAGETDPSDERTAETEGEA; this comes from the coding sequence ATGAGCGACGCGGAGCGCGACGACGGCGAGGCCGAGCAGGCTGACGACGCGGAGACCGGGGGCGACCACTTCACCGTCGACCGCCATCCGGTCGCACTCGTGGACGACGTGACGCTCGCCTTCGGCGACGTGACCGTCTTCGACGACATCTCGTTCACGCTCGACTCGGGGACCGTCACCGCCGTCGTCGGCCCGAACGGCTCCGGCAAGTCGACGCTGCTGCGGGTGCTCGCCGGGCTCCTCCCGGCCACCGAGGGCTCGGTCGCGGTCGCGGCGACGGGCGACCGACCCATCGGCTTCTGTCCGCAGGAGCCCGCGTTCCGGGCGGGGTTCACCGTCAGGGAGACGCTGTCGTTCTACGCCGACCTGCTCGAAGGCGGTGCGGACGTCGACGAGACGCTCTCGCTCGTCGGGCTCGACGCCGTCGCCGACCGGCGGGTCGGCGCGCTCTCCGGCGGCATGAAGCGCCTGCTCGGGATGGCCGGTGCGGTGCTCGGCGACCCGCCGCTGCTCGTCCTCGACGAGCCGGCGAGCGGGCTCGACCCGGCGATGCGGAGCCACATCTTCGAGACGGCCGACGCGTTCGCCGACCGCGGCGTCGCGGTCGTCCTCGCCACCCACCACCTCGTGGGCGCTGAGACCGCGGACCGCCTGCTCGTGCTCGACCACGGCGACATCGTCGCCGACGGCCCGCCCCGGTCGATCATCGACGAGGCCGGCGCGGCGACCCTGGAGGAGGCGTTCCGCGCCATGGTCGGCGACGAACTCACCGTGCGGGCCGGGCGGACGGGAGCCGGCGAGACCGACCCGAGCGATGAACGGACGGCGGAGACGGAGGGCGAGGCATGA
- a CDS encoding NosD domain-containing protein produces MYARYLVTALAAVLLVSSGVFVVDVDPGEGPSVVDFGDTIRMTDLTQAEQRVVRERGLAVPRAEVFYSRYRYVVGHEGLASLVTELDRDGHERQFGVPLSIYVTDYTDAELATGEDGFLRVTGGDTDWVAVENAAFVVDADARHPGGPAVVPFSERAAAERFTDSFGGTVVDWAGLRAHPFERSELSVDAAERRAADRNAWADAAAADARSLTERPVSVVVGDDAPTLAAAIEQAPANTTVVLPAGEYRDVNRTVRKPLTIRGAGVNETWLVGDGNGSVLRGFDARVAVTDLSIRGIGQQQARPNLTVDTDAWDAQVLRAYGYAASGIEFDDAAGSYVADVYIDTPTNGVTVRYSDGVVVEDVRVDGETPWREGFMSTITVHSRMVVQDSTFVGGRDGVYMHLGDGTVVRNNSFDDLRFGVHEMYTSETLVANNTATRTRTGVVVMTLPEDNVVARNHVSDSAVGIDVAGRASYVVENTVVGNEEGLDVGSDRSLFARNTVVGNEVGIRASTLIPTNVVTANDIVGNDRYVSTSLGPVRIWTDDGAGNYWDGAPGVDSDRDGFIDRAFQPTGAVDRHAGSSPDAHVLATSPAVQLLRSQEGTLPGLRSRGVVDQAPRVRPVRPGAVAAALNATGVGA; encoded by the coding sequence GTGTACGCCCGCTACCTCGTCACCGCGCTCGCCGCCGTCCTGCTGGTGAGCAGCGGCGTCTTCGTCGTCGACGTCGACCCCGGCGAGGGGCCCTCGGTCGTCGACTTCGGTGACACGATCAGGATGACCGACCTGACCCAGGCCGAACAGCGCGTCGTCAGGGAGCGCGGCCTCGCGGTCCCACGGGCGGAGGTGTTCTACTCGCGCTACCGGTACGTCGTCGGCCACGAGGGGCTCGCCTCGCTCGTGACCGAGCTCGACCGCGACGGCCACGAGCGCCAGTTCGGCGTCCCGCTCTCCATCTACGTCACGGACTACACCGACGCCGAGCTCGCGACGGGCGAGGACGGGTTCCTGCGCGTGACCGGCGGCGACACCGACTGGGTGGCCGTCGAGAACGCGGCGTTCGTCGTCGACGCCGACGCCAGACACCCGGGCGGTCCCGCCGTCGTGCCGTTCTCCGAACGCGCGGCAGCGGAACGGTTCACCGACAGCTTCGGCGGCACCGTCGTCGACTGGGCGGGCCTCAGGGCGCACCCGTTCGAGCGCTCCGAGCTCTCCGTCGACGCCGCCGAGCGACGCGCCGCGGACCGGAACGCCTGGGCCGACGCCGCGGCGGCCGACGCCCGCAGCCTGACCGAGCGGCCGGTCTCCGTCGTCGTCGGCGACGACGCCCCCACGCTCGCGGCGGCCATCGAACAGGCCCCCGCGAACACGACGGTCGTGCTCCCGGCCGGCGAGTACCGCGACGTGAACCGCACCGTCCGCAAGCCGCTGACCATCCGCGGGGCGGGCGTGAACGAGACCTGGCTCGTCGGCGACGGGAACGGCAGCGTCCTCCGCGGGTTCGACGCCCGTGTCGCCGTCACCGACCTGTCGATCCGGGGCATCGGCCAGCAGCAGGCCCGCCCGAACCTGACCGTCGACACCGACGCCTGGGACGCCCAGGTGCTCCGGGCGTACGGCTACGCCGCCTCCGGTATCGAGTTCGACGACGCGGCCGGCTCGTACGTCGCCGACGTGTACATCGACACGCCCACGAACGGCGTGACCGTGCGCTACAGCGACGGCGTCGTCGTCGAGGACGTCCGCGTCGACGGCGAGACGCCCTGGCGCGAGGGCTTCATGAGCACCATCACCGTCCACTCGCGCATGGTCGTGCAGGACTCGACGTTCGTCGGCGGGCGCGACGGCGTCTACATGCACCTCGGCGACGGCACGGTCGTCCGGAACAACAGCTTCGACGACCTGCGCTTCGGCGTCCACGAGATGTACACCTCCGAGACGCTGGTCGCGAACAACACCGCGACGCGGACCCGGACGGGCGTCGTCGTGATGACGCTCCCCGAGGACAACGTCGTCGCGCGCAACCACGTCAGCGACAGCGCCGTCGGCATCGACGTGGCCGGCCGCGCCTCCTACGTCGTCGAGAACACCGTCGTCGGCAACGAGGAGGGCCTCGACGTCGGTTCGGACCGGTCGCTGTTCGCCCGGAACACCGTCGTCGGCAACGAGGTCGGCATCCGCGCCTCGACGCTCATCCCGACCAACGTCGTCACCGCGAACGACATCGTCGGCAACGACCGCTACGTCTCCACCTCGCTCGGGCCGGTCCGCATCTGGACCGACGACGGCGCGGGCAACTACTGGGACGGCGCGCCCGGCGTCGACAGCGACCGCGACGGCTTCATCGACCGCGCGTTCCAGCCGACCGGCGCGGTCGACCGGCACGCCGGGTCGTCGCCCGACGCCCACGTCCTCGCCACCTCGCCGGCCGTCCAGCTGCTCCGGTCGCAGGAGGGCACGCTCCCCGGCCTCCGGAGCCGGGGCGTCGTCGACCAGGCACCGCGGGTCCGGCCGGTCAGGCCCGGTGCGGTCGCGGCGGCGCTGAACGCGACGGGGGTGGGCGCATGA
- a CDS encoding nitrous oxide reductase accessory protein NosL, protein MCSTMCHHHHCPSKADGTGHDVSRRTVLGASGALAATALAGCLGGNGDDTVPAAITIGSSDACDVCGMIITNHPGPNGQSYWQDLTPDEHDAPFRFDALKQCLFPHFFENRDQQRLQAVYVTDYSSVDYTVSESGDAPYISSHPEAEAFAPARELSYVVGSDVNGAMGADFVPFSDAGDADAFAAEYGGEVVSFDDITPALVGR, encoded by the coding sequence ATGTGTTCCACCATGTGCCACCACCATCACTGTCCGAGCAAGGCGGACGGAACCGGCCACGACGTGTCGAGACGGACGGTCCTCGGTGCGAGCGGCGCGCTCGCCGCCACCGCACTCGCCGGCTGTCTCGGCGGTAACGGCGACGACACCGTCCCCGCTGCCATCACCATCGGAAGCAGCGACGCCTGCGACGTCTGCGGAATGATAATCACGAACCACCCCGGCCCGAACGGCCAGAGCTACTGGCAGGACCTCACCCCGGACGAGCACGACGCGCCGTTCCGGTTCGACGCACTCAAACAGTGCCTGTTCCCGCACTTCTTCGAGAACCGGGACCAGCAGCGCCTCCAGGCCGTCTACGTCACCGACTACTCCTCGGTCGACTACACCGTCTCCGAGTCGGGCGACGCGCCGTACATCAGCTCCCACCCCGAGGCCGAGGCGTTCGCGCCCGCACGGGAGCTCTCCTACGTCGTCGGGAGCGACGTCAACGGCGCGATGGGCGCGGACTTCGTCCCGTTCTCCGACGCGGGCGACGCCGACGCCTTCGCCGCGGAGTACGGCGGCGAGGTCGTCTCGTTCGACGACATCACCCCCGCACTGGTCGGTCGCTGA
- a CDS encoding DUF5779 family protein, giving the protein MSNFDLDLNAVEDHLPDETADGEDLAGAVELGHLDGSTSDEEWIETVMNGRILVLNVEGDVNELASGFARKIKNEGGGLVHFRGFLIVSPPGIEIDTDRV; this is encoded by the coding sequence ATGAGCAACTTCGACCTGGACCTGAACGCGGTCGAGGACCACCTGCCCGACGAGACGGCGGACGGGGAGGACCTCGCCGGCGCGGTGGAACTCGGGCACCTCGACGGCTCGACGTCCGACGAGGAGTGGATCGAGACGGTGATGAACGGCCGCATCCTCGTCCTCAACGTCGAGGGCGACGTGAACGAGCTCGCGTCCGGGTTCGCCCGCAAGATCAAGAACGAGGGCGGCGGTCTCGTCCACTTCCGGGGCTTCCTCATCGTCTCACCGCCTGGCATCGAGATAGACACCGACCGGGTCTGA
- a CDS encoding VOC family protein has protein sequence MLDALTRLGLEVKYLDPATAFYGDTLEMTELRRDDEAVAYAAGETDLVLRRPSTVPRGGVHTHFAFSVPADEYDDWWDRLDGEFDLDEHVFGDARSLYCYDPDGNCVELGQTNVDGPGIDGIFEVVLEVEDLARAESFYTALGFEPVDRGEDRVRTRLQGPMALELWEPHLGLADARGGLHVDLAFDGDPDTVRAAVGDAACAVESVDDGVRIRDPDGHYLTVTGT, from the coding sequence ATGCTCGACGCGCTCACCCGGCTCGGGCTCGAGGTGAAGTACCTCGACCCGGCCACCGCCTTCTACGGCGACACCCTGGAGATGACCGAGCTGCGACGTGACGACGAGGCCGTCGCCTACGCCGCCGGCGAGACAGACCTCGTCCTCCGGCGACCGTCGACCGTCCCGAGGGGCGGCGTCCACACCCACTTCGCGTTCTCCGTCCCCGCGGACGAGTACGACGACTGGTGGGACCGGCTCGACGGGGAGTTCGACCTCGACGAACACGTCTTCGGCGACGCCCGGTCGCTGTACTGCTACGACCCCGACGGCAACTGCGTGGAGCTCGGCCAGACGAACGTCGACGGACCGGGCATCGACGGTATCTTCGAGGTCGTCCTGGAGGTCGAGGACCTCGCACGGGCGGAGTCGTTCTACACCGCCCTCGGCTTCGAGCCCGTCGACCGCGGCGAGGACCGCGTCCGGACGAGACTCCAGGGCCCGATGGCGCTCGAACTCTGGGAGCCACACCTCGGGCTGGCGGACGCACGCGGCGGCCTGCACGTCGACCTCGCCTTCGATGGTGACCCAGACACCGTCCGTGCGGCCGTCGGCGACGCTGCCTGCGCTGTCGAATCGGTCGACGACGGCGTGAGAATCCGCGACCCGGACGGGCACTACCTGACCGTGACCGGCACCTGA
- a CDS encoding right-handed parallel beta-helix repeat-containing protein: MVSRQAILALCLAGVLALSAVGSVGAIPSATTTAVQIDSCRTIDEPGTYELTEDIEDSERDRCIVIEADDVTFDGNGHAIDGVGDDDTIGVYIGETSETYVNDLEVSHWDEGILATAPDSSGGDYAFVEDIEAHHNKDGVKARDFFEFGLEDVEAHHNTDDGIHLKQLTEGYMRDVHSHDNAEDGVYFDVVGDGGVDNSVIEDNGDDGIDHQSSSNIYIEQSTIEDNADDGVFFRGSSRAESDVVDSTIRDNGDDGVDVKTSSDISVRENTICENDDDQIVVRDSASDISTRDNDLTC, encoded by the coding sequence ATGGTCTCCAGACAGGCGATACTTGCCCTCTGTCTGGCGGGCGTACTGGCGCTCTCCGCGGTCGGGAGCGTCGGTGCCATCCCGTCGGCAACGACCACCGCAGTACAGATCGACTCCTGCCGAACCATCGACGAGCCCGGCACGTACGAGCTCACCGAGGACATCGAGGACAGCGAACGCGACAGGTGCATCGTCATCGAGGCGGACGACGTGACCTTCGACGGCAACGGCCACGCCATCGACGGCGTCGGTGACGACGACACCATCGGGGTGTACATCGGCGAGACCAGCGAGACGTACGTCAACGACCTGGAGGTCTCGCACTGGGACGAGGGCATCCTCGCCACCGCACCCGACAGCAGCGGCGGGGACTACGCCTTCGTCGAGGACATCGAAGCCCACCACAACAAGGACGGCGTGAAGGCCCGGGACTTCTTCGAGTTCGGACTCGAGGACGTCGAGGCCCACCACAACACCGACGACGGCATCCACCTCAAGCAGCTCACCGAGGGGTACATGCGCGACGTGCACAGCCACGACAACGCCGAGGACGGCGTCTACTTCGACGTCGTCGGCGACGGCGGGGTCGACAACAGCGTCATCGAGGACAACGGCGACGACGGCATCGACCATCAGTCATCGAGCAACATCTACATCGAGCAGAGCACCATCGAGGACAACGCCGACGACGGCGTCTTCTTCCGTGGCAGCTCGCGCGCCGAGTCCGACGTGGTCGACAGCACCATCCGCGACAACGGTGACGACGGCGTCGACGTCAAGACGTCGTCGGACATCAGCGTCCGGGAGAACACCATCTGCGAGAACGACGACGACCAGATAGTCGTCCGCGACAGTGCCAGCGACATCTCGACGCGGGACAACGACCTGACCTGCTGA
- a CDS encoding class I SAM-dependent methyltransferase, whose protein sequence is MTDTTDPEAFYDEYGEREWERLERDFFHRLEWEGTVEYLDRYLPESGHVLDAGGAAGRYTVWLAERGYDVTLVDLSAAQLDIAGERVAERDLDGSVTVEKGDVRDLAFDADEFDATLCLGGPISHVLDEAERETAVSELKRVTRLGGPVLVSVMGRLSAVLTTVHHTGRERFEAGAADYHILPDLVESGDYTGERCAEHDVEPAMADCHFFRADELESLLESGGLTVETLAALEGVASTRRDEFDGLDDDRRRVVREVNDQLREDRSVVDLSSHMLGVARVE, encoded by the coding sequence ATGACGGACACCACGGATCCCGAGGCGTTCTACGACGAGTACGGCGAGCGCGAGTGGGAGCGACTGGAACGGGACTTCTTCCACCGGCTGGAGTGGGAGGGGACCGTCGAGTACCTCGACCGCTACCTGCCCGAGTCGGGCCACGTCCTCGACGCGGGCGGGGCGGCGGGACGCTACACGGTCTGGCTCGCGGAGCGGGGCTACGACGTGACGCTGGTCGACCTGAGCGCGGCGCAGCTCGACATCGCCGGAGAACGGGTCGCCGAGCGCGACCTCGATGGCTCGGTGACCGTCGAGAAGGGCGACGTGCGCGACCTCGCGTTCGATGCCGACGAGTTCGACGCGACGCTCTGTCTCGGCGGCCCCATCTCGCACGTCCTCGACGAGGCCGAACGCGAGACCGCGGTCTCGGAGCTGAAGCGGGTCACCAGGCTCGGCGGCCCCGTCCTCGTCTCGGTGATGGGTCGGCTCTCCGCGGTGCTCACGACCGTCCACCACACCGGCCGGGAACGGTTCGAGGCGGGGGCGGCCGACTACCACATCCTCCCCGACCTCGTGGAGTCCGGCGACTACACCGGCGAGCGCTGCGCCGAGCACGACGTGGAGCCCGCGATGGCGGACTGCCACTTCTTCCGGGCCGACGAGCTGGAGTCGCTGCTCGAATCCGGCGGCCTCACCGTCGAGACGCTGGCGGCGCTGGAGGGTGTCGCCTCGACGCGCCGGGACGAGTTCGACGGGCTCGACGACGACCGTCGACGCGTCGTCCGCGAGGTGAACGACCAGCTTCGCGAGGACCGGAGCGTGGTCGACCTGTCGAGCCACATGCTCGGCGTCGCCAGGGTCGAGTAA
- a CDS encoding DUF378 domain-containing protein, giving the protein MPLYRLSEFDWSALDWVCFALLIIGALNWGLVGLLQFNAVEALLNPVFQPSAAELVGRAIYVLVGLAGLYFFYPLYRISQQVKG; this is encoded by the coding sequence ATGCCCCTGTATCGACTTTCGGAGTTTGACTGGTCGGCACTTGACTGGGTATGCTTCGCGCTACTGATCATCGGCGCGCTCAACTGGGGGCTCGTTGGCCTTCTGCAATTCAACGCCGTCGAGGCGTTACTGAACCCGGTATTCCAGCCATCTGCGGCCGAACTAGTGGGCAGAGCCATTTACGTGCTGGTCGGCCTGGCGGGTCTGTACTTCTTCTACCCGTTGTACCGCATCTCTCAACAGGTCAAGGGGTGA
- the aglM gene encoding UDP-glucose 6-dehydrogenase AglM — translation MDVSIIGSGYVGTTVAACLADDGHDVVNVDIDEELVAAINDGRSPIHEPGLDELLAEHAGGRLRATTDYEAVRDTDVTFVAVGTPSRDDGSIDTSVVEAATRSLGEQLAAKAGDHLVVVKSTVVPGTTDELVIPTLEAELDEPVGESVHVAVNPEFLQMGSAVENFRTPQKIVFGTTGDRWALDRLHELYAGVVEHADPAVVETGLREGEMIKYANNAFLASKVSLINDIGNVCKEFDVDAYEVADAIGLDDRIGERFLRSGLGWGGSCFPKDVAAIIAAAEHAGYEPPMLNAAVEVNDLQPQRLLDLLAEHVDLATARVAVLGLSFKPGTDDVRGSRAVPVVEGLRERGATVVAYDPVATEKFRAKHPEIDVEFAGSAAAALEGADACAVVTDWDEFAALDSEFDAMASPVVVDGRHVIERREGIRYEGLTW, via the coding sequence ATGGACGTCAGCATCATCGGGAGCGGCTACGTCGGCACCACGGTCGCGGCCTGTCTGGCCGACGACGGGCACGACGTGGTCAACGTCGACATCGACGAGGAGCTCGTCGCCGCCATCAACGACGGCCGGTCGCCGATCCACGAACCGGGACTCGACGAACTGCTCGCCGAGCACGCCGGCGGGCGACTCCGCGCGACGACCGACTACGAGGCCGTCCGTGACACGGACGTGACGTTCGTCGCGGTCGGGACGCCCTCGCGCGACGACGGCAGCATCGACACGAGCGTCGTCGAGGCGGCCACGCGCTCGCTCGGCGAACAGCTCGCCGCGAAAGCGGGCGACCACCTCGTCGTCGTCAAGAGCACGGTCGTCCCCGGGACGACGGACGAGCTCGTGATTCCCACCCTCGAAGCTGAGCTCGACGAGCCCGTCGGCGAGTCGGTCCACGTCGCCGTCAACCCCGAGTTCCTCCAGATGGGCTCGGCGGTCGAGAACTTCCGGACCCCCCAGAAGATAGTGTTCGGCACCACCGGCGACCGGTGGGCGCTGGACCGACTCCACGAGCTCTACGCCGGCGTCGTCGAGCACGCCGACCCCGCCGTCGTCGAGACCGGCCTCCGCGAGGGCGAGATGATAAAGTACGCCAACAACGCCTTCCTTGCGAGCAAGGTCAGCCTCATCAACGACATCGGCAACGTCTGCAAGGAGTTCGACGTGGACGCCTACGAGGTCGCCGACGCCATCGGCCTCGACGACCGCATCGGCGAGCGGTTCCTCCGCTCAGGCCTTGGCTGGGGCGGCTCCTGCTTCCCGAAGGATGTCGCCGCCATCATCGCCGCCGCCGAGCACGCCGGCTACGAGCCCCCGATGCTCAACGCCGCCGTCGAGGTGAACGACCTCCAGCCCCAGCGCCTGCTCGACCTGCTCGCCGAGCACGTCGACCTCGCTACTGCGCGCGTCGCCGTCCTCGGCCTCTCCTTCAAGCCCGGCACCGACGACGTGCGCGGCTCCCGCGCCGTCCCGGTCGTCGAGGGCCTGCGCGAGCGCGGCGCGACGGTCGTCGCCTACGACCCCGTCGCCACGGAGAAGTTCCGCGCAAAACATCCCGAGATCGACGTCGAGTTCGCCGGCTCCGCGGCGGCCGCGCTGGAGGGAGCCGACGCCTGCGCCGTCGTCACCGACTGGGACGAGTTCGCCGCGCTCGACTCGGAGTTCGACGCGATGGCGAGTCCAGTCGTCGTCGACGGTCGGCACGTCATCGAGCGGCGTGAGGGCATCAGGTACGAAGGGCTGACCTGGTGA